GGCGCGGACCCGTAGGCCCCGTAAACCCGGCCCGAGGCGTCCAGCACCAGGGTCAGTCCGGGCTGGCTCGACAGCAGGGCCTCGACTCGCCGGGTCGTTTCCTCGGCGATCGCCAGTCGCGTCTCCCGGATGCGCCAGGCCAGACGCACCGCCAGCACGGCCGCGACCGCCGCCAGCACGGCCGAGACAGTGGCCATGCCGATAACGGTGCGAGGGGCTCCGATCAGCCAGGCCGACAACTGCCCGCTGCCCGCCGCGATGGCCGCGCCCAGGGCACCACCCTGCGCCAGTCTGACCCCGTGCCGGGGGCCGCCCAGGGCCAGTCCGGCCACGAAGGGCATGGTGACGAAGCCGGTCAGCGGCCCGCCCAGCCCGCCTGACAGCACGGCCGCGGCGAGGGCGCAGACGGTCCAGACGACGAGCACCAGGGCCCGCTCGCCGGTGCCGTCCCGGCGGATCAGCGCCAGTCCCGCCAGGCCGGGCACCAGCATGGCCAGGCTTCCGAACGCCGCGGGTCCGCTCAGCGCCCCGAGCCAGATGCCGCCCAGGGTCGAGACCATCACCGCGGCCGTCCACGCGCCGTGCCAGGCCGCCAGAGCCGGCACGCCTTCGGCGACGGCCGGGCGAGACGCCGTGTCCTTGACCGGCCCGTTCGCGTCGGGCGACGATGAGGAGGCGGGAGAGGTCAAGCGTGGGTCCGAAGCCTTCGGGCGAAAGGCGGGAGCAGGGGAGGCGCACCGGCCCGGATACTAGCCCCCCGCTTGAGTCGTCCAAAGCCCGCACCCGCGTAGGGCGAACGCTTGAGGGGACGATGATGCGCGCTTCTGGGGACGATCCGCCCCGTTGTCCTTAACCCATGCCGGGGTTATCTGCGCGCCATGACCGAATCCGGCACGATCGACGACACCCTGGCTGAGCTGATCGAGGACTTCGACGTCCTGGAGGACTGGGAACAACGCATCGCCTACGTCATCGACCTGGGCAAGGACCTGGCCCCGCTGCCGGAGGCCGACCGCCTCGAGGCGAACAAGGTGCCGGGCTGCGCGGCGCAGGTCTGGCTGGCCAGCGGGCAGGACGGAGACCGGCTGACGTTCCGCGCCGACAGCGACAGCGCGATCTCGAAGGGGAATGTGGCGCTGTTGCTGAAACTCTATTCCGGTCGTCCTGCCGACCAGATCCTGGCCTTCGACGCCAAGGCCGCGCTGGATCGTCTCGGGCTGCCCCAGGCCCTGACCCGCCAGAGGGCCAACGGGCTGAACGCCATGGTCGGGCGCATCCGTCAGGAGGCCCTGGCGGCTGAATAAAGAAATCCTCCCCCGTTCTTCACGGGGGAGGGGGACCGCGAAGCGGTGGAGGGGGCGAAATCAATCACCGTGTCCGGGGTCGCCCCCTCCACCCCGACGCAAGCGCATCGCGGTCCCCCTCCCCCGCTGAAGCGGGGGAGGATTGTTACTTCTTGGCGGCGCGCGGCGCGCGGGCGGGTTTGCGACCGCCCTGGCCCAGACCCATCTGCTTGGCCAGGTCCGAACGGGCCTTGGCATAGTTGGGGGCGACCATCGGATAGTCTTTCGGAAGACCCCATTTGGCGCGGTATTCTTCGGGGCTCATGTCGTACTTGGTGCGCAGGTGACGCTTGAGCGACTTGAACTTGCGGCCGTCTTCCAGGCAGATCAGGAAGTCGGGGCTGATCGACTTGCGGATCGGCACGGCCGGTTCCTTGACCTCGGGCTCGACCTCGACGACGCCGGTCGAAACCTGGCTCAGGGCGGCGTGGATATTGGAGATCAGCGACGGCAGGTCGTTGGCCGAGACGCTGTTGTTGCCGACATAGGCCGAGACGATGTCTGCCGTCATCTCCAGAAGCTCGGACCGTTCGTCCATTCTTGTCGTATCCATCGTTTTTCCCTGCCTCGACTTGTCGCGCTTTGGCGATTGTGATTCCGGGGAATAGTGATGTTCCGTACCGAAAGCAATGCATCGGCCCGTCATCTTGATGAGACAAGCTGTCCGGGATCGCTCTTGACTATAGTCGCGGCCGGCGTCGTCAGAGATCAGCGGCCGAAGTTCTCGGCCAGCGCCATCATCGCCGCGCGTTCCGGGGCCGAATAGTCGTCGAGGTCCTGATCGTCGCCGTCCCGGATCGCCTTGAGCAGGGCGGGCGACAGGGCGGACGACAGCGACCAGTTCCAGTAGCGCAGAACGGTCTGGGCCCGGTCGACGGCCAGCATCTCATAGGTGATCTGGACCCGCTCCCAGTCCGGATGCACCGTGCCGTCGGCCCGGGTCTCGGGCCGGCGCACCGAACGCCACAGGTTCTGCAGGTCGACGCGCGACAGGCCCGTGGCCTTGCACAGGATGGCCAGGGGTTCGCCGCCGACGTCGCCCAGGATCTTGGCCCCGGTCAGGGGCTTGATGCCCGCCAGATAGGCGATCTCGGCCGCCACCTCGCGCCCCAGGCCGGACTTGGCGGCCTCGGCGATGGCGTGTTCCAGACTGGTGTAGGGGCTTTTCTCGATGGCCGCGCGGTTCCGCTGGCGACGCTCGATGAACTGCAGCGCCTTCCTGGACACCGGGTCCTGCCAGCCTTCCTCGGCGGCCATGGCGAAGACGTCCTCGACCACCTCCTGCATGACTTCGCGCGACACGGCGAAGCGCTGCAGGATGGTCTTGCGGTCCTCGGCCCCGCACCACCAGAACATCACATAGGCCCCCGACGGACGCAGTTCGGACCGGCGCAACAGGTGGCCGCACAGTTCGGGGGCGTTCCGGCTGAGGCTGACGATCTCCTCGACGCCGTTCTGGGACAGACGGGACGTGGTGTTGCGCAGCACGGCCTCGATCACCGGGGCCTCGTCGAAGGCGATCAGGGTCTCGGTCACGACCTCCGACAGGCCGCGGCGGCTGGCCATCAGGAAGCGGTGGTCGATGCCGGTGTCGCGGGCGCAGGCGACGAGGTCCGCATCGCTGAGGGAGGCGCAGCCCTCGATCAGCAAGCCGGCGATGGCCGGTTCGTCGCGCAGCAGCATGCGCGCCAGGCTGTTGGGCAGTTCGGCCAGCGGGGCCAGTCGCTGGGCCACGCGCTGACGCTCGCGCGGGGCCGCCAGCCGCAGCATCTCGACCAGCAGATCACCGACCACCGACCGTTCGAAGGCGTTCACCCGGCTGCCCGGCAGGGACACGACGTCGGCCAGTCGTTTCAGCAGCGCATGACGCGCGCGGAACACCGGCGGCGGGGCGTCAGGCGACGGAACGGGTGCCGGATCGGACATGCAGGGCCAGACTAGCCGTCAGCGGGTTAACCGGCGGTGACGCAACCGCAAGATTTCGCGACCCGCTTGACGGGAATGTTTGCGGATCCGACCCTAAGGGCCGACCTGGATTCCGTGGGCACGCAGGAGTCGGGCGACTAAACCCTAGGTGCGGCATGTCCCTGATTATCCTTCTCGGTTTTCTTGGTGTGACCGGTCCGCAAACTCCGCCCGCCCCGCTGATCCATTATCTGCCGGCGCAATCGGGCGAGACCCAGTCGCGCTTTGTCTGCGGAGAGCAGGAGGTTCTCTTCAGGGTTCGCGTCGATGATGATCGAGTGTCGATCCTGTCCTATTCGGGGGCGGCGGGTCAGGCTTCGGCAGAACAACTGGCACGGTGGAACACCTGGCTGGCACCCATGCGCAGGATGGTGGCCCAGCGCTTCGTTTGCCGGGGTAACAGCGAGAATCTGGAAATTCAGGGCACGAGAACCCAGATCGATGGCCCCGTAAGCGTGTCGGCCTTCTGGCATGAAGGGCAGCTGGCCCGGTACCCTGACCCCTACGAAATGCAGGTTGGGCGGGAATGAGGACTTCTCGGCCGCGACGGTCGACTTTGGAGGTGCGACCGAGAGGCATAGATGGGACGCGTTCTTGATCCCGTCAGTCGAATGTCGAGCGCTGACGCCGCTGCTGAAGCGTTTGGAAACCCTTCCGACTGGGCCGATGAGCTCTGGGCCCCCGACCGTTCGACCGTCAGCCCGCTTTGTCCCTTACAGCCCCTCGAACAGCGCCGTGGAAAGGTAGCGTTCGGCGAAGCTGGGGATGATGACGACGATGGTCTTGCCGGCGTTCTCGTCCAGGGCGGCCAGGCGGAAGGCGGCGGTCAGGGCGGCACCGGAACTGATGCCGACCGGGATGCCCTCGACGCGGGCGACCTTCCTGGCCATCTCGAAACTGTCCTCGTTCGAGACCTGTTCGACGCCGTCGATGACCGAGCGGTCGACGATGGCGGGGATGAAGCCCGCGCCGATGCCCTGGATCTTGTGCGGACCGGGTTCGCCGCCCGACAGCACGGGCGAGGCTGTCGGCTCGACCGCGATCATGCGGACCGACGGCTTCTTGGCCTTCAGGCCCTGACCGACGCCCGTGATGGTGCCGCCGGTGCCGACGCCGGAGACGACGATGTCGACGGTGCCAGCCGTGTCGTTCCAGATCTCCTCGGCTGTGGTGACGCGGTGGATCGAAGGGTTGGCGGCGTTCTCGAACTGCGACGGGCTGACGGCCCCGGGCGTGCGGGCCAGCAGGTCGGCGGCCATGGCGATGGCTCCCTTCATGCCCTTCTCGGCGGGGGTCAGGACCAGTTCGGCCCCCAGCAGGGCCAGCATCTTGCGCCGCTCGATCGACATCGACTCCGGCATGACCAGGATCAGGCGATAGCCCTTGGCGGCCGCCACGAAGGCCAGGCCGATGCCGGTGTTGCCCGAGGTGGGCTCGATGATCACGCTGTCGGCGGTCAGGCGGCCCGCCGCCTCCAGCGCCTCGATCATCGACACGCCGATGCGGTCCTTGACCGACGAGGTCGGGTTGAAGAACTCCA
This DNA window, taken from Brevundimonas subvibrioides ATCC 15264, encodes the following:
- a CDS encoding SufE family protein, which translates into the protein MTESGTIDDTLAELIEDFDVLEDWEQRIAYVIDLGKDLAPLPEADRLEANKVPGCAAQVWLASGQDGDRLTFRADSDSAISKGNVALLLKLYSGRPADQILAFDAKAALDRLGLPQALTRQRANGLNAMVGRIRQEALAAE
- a CDS encoding MucR family transcriptional regulator; this encodes MDERSELLEMTADIVSAYVGNNSVSANDLPSLISNIHAALSQVSTGVVEVEPEVKEPAVPIRKSISPDFLICLEDGRKFKSLKRHLRTKYDMSPEEYRAKWGLPKDYPMVAPNYAKARSDLAKQMGLGQGGRKPARAPRAAKK
- a CDS encoding DUF2336 domain-containing protein gives rise to the protein MSDPAPVPSPDAPPPVFRARHALLKRLADVVSLPGSRVNAFERSVVGDLLVEMLRLAAPRERQRVAQRLAPLAELPNSLARMLLRDEPAIAGLLIEGCASLSDADLVACARDTGIDHRFLMASRRGLSEVVTETLIAFDEAPVIEAVLRNTTSRLSQNGVEEIVSLSRNAPELCGHLLRRSELRPSGAYVMFWWCGAEDRKTILQRFAVSREVMQEVVEDVFAMAAEEGWQDPVSRKALQFIERRQRNRAAIEKSPYTSLEHAIAEAAKSGLGREVAAEIAYLAGIKPLTGAKILGDVGGEPLAILCKATGLSRVDLQNLWRSVRRPETRADGTVHPDWERVQITYEMLAVDRAQTVLRYWNWSLSSALSPALLKAIRDGDDQDLDDYSAPERAAMMALAENFGR
- the cysK gene encoding cysteine synthase A, translated to MSDLPPAYDTVRHATHGRGKVYDSIVDTIGDTPIVGLPRLSAEYQPKARVLAKLEFFNPTSSVKDRIGVSMIEALEAAGRLTADSVIIEPTSGNTGIGLAFVAAAKGYRLILVMPESMSIERRKMLALLGAELVLTPAEKGMKGAIAMAADLLARTPGAVSPSQFENAANPSIHRVTTAEEIWNDTAGTVDIVVSGVGTGGTITGVGQGLKAKKPSVRMIAVEPTASPVLSGGEPGPHKIQGIGAGFIPAIVDRSVIDGVEQVSNEDSFEMARKVARVEGIPVGISSGAALTAAFRLAALDENAGKTIVVIIPSFAERYLSTALFEGL